AAATTTGCTTTCAGAGGGTTTTGGGTCGTCCAGTCTACAATAAGCAAGAAAAACTATCCTGGTCAATCATTTTAGCTACTGAGGGTTTAACTGGTTTTGTCGATAAGTTACTCTACAGTGATGAGTATACATCTTCTTTTGGCGATCAGATAGTACCCTATCAACGTCGTCGAATTTTACCCCAGCGCTCTGTGGGTGATCTTCCTAATGCTCGTACTCCACGCTATGATGCCCATCATCTAGCGAAATTAAAGAAAACTGGTCTACTATTGTACACGGGACAAACAGTCAAGGATAATAGTGCTTCTGTTTATCGTAAGGTGATTTTACTCGTTCCTGTCGCTTCTGTGGCTTTGCTGATCGCTGTTTTAATTTCTGTGGCTAATCCATTAAATTAAATCAATTGTATTCTTCCTCAAACCTCATACCTGAAACGTTTCATGGGTGGGGTTTTTCGTTTTGCAGAGGAGATTGGTTCATAATCTAAACAATTTAGGGCCTCTTCCGATAAAGCTTTACAGGGGTGTACAGTACACTTGAGATAATAATTTCCTGTAAAAAAAGCGCACTTACTGCAGGGGATTTGGTAGAGTCTTCGCAACCTGCGAGCACCCTCATTAA
The Gloeocapsa sp. PCC 73106 DNA segment above includes these coding regions:
- a CDS encoding phycobilisome rod-core linker polypeptide; translated protein: MSIPLLNYSPSSQNQRVNGFEIPGDEYPRIYSLDNLPQGKEMDEVIWACYRQIFNEQQILDFNRQLVLESQLKNGQLTIRDFIKGLLLSDVFRRSIYETNSNYRFVEICFQRVLGRPVYNKQEKLSWSIILATEGLTGFVDKLLYSDEYTSSFGDQIVPYQRRRILPQRSVGDLPNARTPRYDAHHLAKLKKTGLLLYTGQTVKDNSASVYRKVILLVPVASVALLIAVLISVANPLN